From one Montipora capricornis isolate CH-2021 chromosome 10, ASM3666992v2, whole genome shotgun sequence genomic stretch:
- the LOC138018708 gene encoding uncharacterized protein — protein sequence MTGKQSQNHPPVAGAITATKILTAVKEQALQDVFKPASAIVEEVLLAELNSAPCDALPKPSYIARRANRLRQRHRPEDPVDLDFVLDETHLPDDFLQADVEARNWRHLVFAVAEQLELLLKAKTWYIDGTFKLVRQPFTQLLTVNAFVRSGDAAKQVPLVYVLMSSRKKKDYKKVLRAIVSRLSQEPSVQKIVLDFERAIWSAAREVLPGVQISGCSFHWNQAMWRKVQELGLAVAYNNDNAIHRYVKLLMALPYLPHREIPASFQWLRLQATTPVLHELVDYVNNQWINTNTFPPSSWSVYGQPVRTNNDIEGWHNSLNRRAGGRVHLPFYLLIQLLHRESSVCTVQVRLVNARKLQRIQRKRYHAL from the exons ATGACGGGGAAACAGTCCCAAAACCACCCCCCTGTTGCCGGTGCCATTACCGCCACCAAGATTCTCACTGCTGTGAAGGAACAGGCGTTACAGGATGTTTTCAAGCCGGCCTCTGCAATCGTTGAAGAA GTGCTTTTAGCAGAACTCAACTCCGCCCCATGTGATGCCCTTCCCAAACCCAGTTACATCGCTAGACGGGCAAACAGACTGCGACAACGTCATAGGCCTGAAGATCCTGTCGACCTAGATTTCGTCCTGGATGAGACTCACCTGCCCGACGACTTTCTACAAGCAGACGTCGAAGCAAGGAACTGGCGACATCTGGTATTTGCGGTTGCAGAGCAGCTCGAACTTCTTTTAAAAGCAAAGACATGGTATATCGACGGAACATTCAAACTTGTCCGCCAACCATTCACCCAACTGTTGACTGTGAATGCGTTCGTCAGGTCCGGTGATGCTGCCAAACAAGTGCCCCTTGTATATGTATTGATGTCGTCTCGTAAAAAGAAGGATTACAAGAAG GTGTTGAGAGCCATTGTGTCAAGACTTTCACAAGAGCCATCCGTTCAAAAGATCGTCCTTGACTTCGAGCGAGCTATCTGGTCGGCGGCTAGAGAAGTTCTGCCTGGAGTACAAATTTCAGGATGTTCTTTTCACTGGAACCAAGCGATGTGGAGAAAG GTTCAAGAGCTTGGTCTGGCTGTGGCATACAACAATGATAACGCCATTCACCGGTATGTCAAGTTGCTTATGGCGCTACCTTACCTGCCCCACCGAGAAATTCCAGCGAGTTTCCAGTGGCTAAGGCTGCAAGCGACCACCCCCGTCCTTCATGAGTTGGTAGACTACGTCAACAACCAGTGGATCAATACCAACACTTTTCCACCCAGTTCCTGGAGCGTCTACGGACAGCCTGTCCGCACCAATAATGATATCGAGGGATGGCACAACTCCCTCAACCGACGTGCTGGTGGAAGAGTTCATCTACCTTTCTATTTATTAATTCAGCTGCTCCATCGAGAGTCCTCTGTATGCACCGTCCAAGTTCGACTCGTCAATGCCAGAAAACTTCAAAGGATCCAGCGTAAAAGATACCATGCACTTTAA